The following are from one region of the Pocillopora verrucosa isolate sample1 chromosome 3, ASM3666991v2, whole genome shotgun sequence genome:
- the LOC136279452 gene encoding potassium channel subfamily K member 3-like, with product MALSQNTKKLIIRIVLFLVYLLVGAAIFQAIELRNEKKERANFPFEDIKTKFLTKHNISESEMNEFLRKLKKAIELGFDLQTGEFPEEEQWHFMNAFVFAGNVVTTIGYGHLVPTSSLGRWFCIFYALVGIPLTGLTLRSVGNRISEEISSIIKGFERKVYNRESDKLEIKTAIIAFILLLVIIIIPAFGFHELEGWSYENSVYFCFVTLSTIGFGDFVTGNRTGLKDDEATNVVLEFLNLIYMVVGLAVMSGVIVSISGVIEEKTKLIAMPDPFETLRVGNLNSKALRKLGMGPAGPGDGVRPKIDRIPPKINSQSVMRAGIPESGGSVLDRSRSADNMDFQGPTPILHLTKNTEQTGEISKNEGSLENCTRPKLLFNNKVVPVESAGALTEQGPRKDSTLSFENRSDSHDEIEREVAPDEGNSRRNTLTEKRGSRNELVVQVQMTPNPSPRSSPAPSPVPVEQEEHSHVREEPTLEINEKNFSSTPKGKPINGNHLINNDLPPVEVLEKNASMLNGFANHAAERTITCSENEKLEMKQPAPINR from the exons ATGGCATTAAGTCAAAATACAAAGAAGCTGATTATACGGATTGTGTTATTTCTCGTCTACCTTCTCGTTGGAGCTGCAATTTTTCAAGCGATCGAACTTCGCAACGAGAAGAAAGAACGAGCGAATTTTCCGTTCGAGGACATCAAGACAAAGTTTCTCACCAAGCACAACATTAGCGAGAGTGAAATGAACGAGTTCCTTAGGAAACTAAAGAAAGCTATAGAGCTGGGTTTCGATTTGCAGACGGGAGAATTTCCTGAGGAAGAACAGTGGCATTTTATGAATGCATTTGTCTTCGCTGGGAATGTAGTTACTACTATAG GTTACGGTCATCTAGTTCCAACTTCGTCTTTGGGTCGTTGGTTTTGTATCTTCTACGCATTAGTTGGAATTCCCTTAACGGGTCTGACTCTTCGTTCCGTGGGTAACCGGATTTCTGAGGAAATTTCTTCGATTATAAAAGGTTTCGAAAGAAAGGTTTACAACAGAGAATCAGATAAACTGGAAATCAAGACTGCCATTATAGCTTTTATTTTGCTACTGGTGATAATAATAATCCCAGCTTTTGGATTTCACGAATTAGAAGGATGGTCCTATGAGAATTcggtttatttttgtttcgttaCCTTATCGACCATTGGATTTGGTGATTTTGTAACAGGGAATCGTACCGGTTTAAAAGATGACGAGGCAACCAACGTTGTTTTGGAGTTTCTGAATCTCATCTATATGGTTGTAGGACTGGCAGTAATGTCTGGTGTCATTGTTTCAATAAGTGGAGTTATCgaagaaaaaactaaacttataGCTATGCCAGATCCTTTTGAAACATTAAGAGTTggaaatttgaattcaaaagCTTTAAGGAAACTTGGAATGGGACCAGCAGGCCCCGGTGACGGTGTCAGGCCTAAAATAGACAGAATCCCTCCGAAAATAAACTCACAGTCAGTAATGCGAGCAGGGATACCTGAGAGTGGTGGATCAGTTCTAGATCGCAGTCGATCTGCCGACAATATGGACTTTCAAGGCCCGACGCCAATTCTACATTTAACTAAAAATACTGAACAAACTGGGGAAATTTCGAAAAACGAAGGATCTCTCGAAAACTGCACTAGACCTAAATTGTTATTTAATAATAAAGTTGTTCCAGTCGAATCTGCGGGAGCGTTGACTGAGCAAGGTCCGAGAAAGGATTCTACATTGTCATTCGAAAACAGAAGCGACAGTCACGACGAAATTGAGAGGGAAGTCGCTCCTGATGAAGGAAATTCGAGAAGAAATACTTTAACAGAAAAAAGAGGAAGCAGAAATGAACTA GTTGTGCAAGTGCAAATGACACCCAATCCAAGTCCACGATCGTCCCCAGCCCCCTCACCAGTCCCGGTGGAGCAAGAGGAACATTCTCATGTCCGAGAGGAGCCTACTTtagagataaatgaaaaaaatttttcatctacTCCTAAAGGCAAGCCTATTAACGGCAACCACTTGATAAACAATGATCTTCCTCCTGTAGAAGTCTTGGAAAAAAACGCGTCGATGTTGAATGGATTTGCTAACCATGCAGCAGAAAGGACTATTACTTGTTCAGAAAACGAAAAGCTTGAAATGAAGCAGCCTGCGCCTATAAATAGGTAG